One Euphorbia lathyris chromosome 1, ddEupLath1.1, whole genome shotgun sequence DNA segment encodes these proteins:
- the LOC136209204 gene encoding lachrymatory-factor synthase-like — protein sequence MADEKWKGKVSAEVKGITADQVWILLADFCNLQKCMPNVDQCIKVEGEDGKPGLVRHIGHCVTTTTEEEQPPPSSLADTVEKKKVAIWADEKLVIIDERERFLSYEVIDNNFGIKSYEGAFRAVEVEGDGEVCRIEWSYISDPIEGMTFVDFEVHRAFLLNGMVEMIQAYFAVTTVSSVSA from the coding sequence ATGGCAGATGAGAAATGGAAAGGGAAGGTATCAGCAGAGGTGAAAGGCATAACAGCAGATCAAGTATGGATTCTTTTAGCTGATTTCTGCAACTTACAAAAATGTATGCCTAATGTTGATCAGTGTATTAAAGTGGAAGGAGAAGATGGTAAACCTGGCCTCGTCCGCCATATAGGCCACTGTGTTACAACCACCACCGAAGAAGAACAACCACCACCGTCCTCCCTCGCCGATACAGTGGAGAAAAAGAAGGTTGCAATTTGGGCAGATGAGAAATTAGTGATTATTGATGAAAGAGAACGGTTTCTGAGCTATGAAGTGATTGATAATAACTTTGGAATTAAATCTTATGAAGGAGCTTTCAGAGCAGTTGaagttgaaggagatggagaagtTTGTAGAATTGAGTGGTCTTATATTTCAGATCCAATTGAAGGGATGACATTTGTGGATTTTGAAGTTCATCGTGCTTTTTTACTCAATGGCATGGTTGAAATGATTCAAGCTTATTTTGCTGTCACTACTGTCTCTTCTGTCTCTGCCTGA
- the LOC136220830 gene encoding uncharacterized protein isoform X2: protein MLMYYNFLWKTCGVGASPDGKHTVLEVVTIVLDLPPPYPGSMSGISSVDKEKPTANLLKLWSRAHQRSPYNGVLIYVAREG from the exons ATGCTGATGTATTACAATTTTCTTTGGAAA ACATGCGGTGTTGGTGCTAGTCCTGATGGGAAACATACTGTCTTGGAAGTTGTCACTATTGTTCTTGACCTACCACCACCGTATCCTGGGTCAATGTCAGGAATTTCATCAGTAGATAAG GAGAAACCAACAGCAAATCTCTTGAAGCTTTG GTCAAGAGCACATCAAAGGAGTCCTTACAATGGG GTATTAATCTATGTTGCTAGAGAAGGTTGA
- the LOC136220830 gene encoding uncharacterized protein isoform X1, translated as MKVVLALLKNIGLSFCLELQGSLLPKFQERLMLMYYNFLWKTCGVGASPDGKHTVLEVVTIVLDLPPPYPGSMSGISSVDKEKPTANLLKLWSRAHQRSPYNGVLIYVAREG; from the exons ATGAAAGTGGTTTTAGCGCTACTGAAGAAT ATAGGGTTGTCATTTTGCTTGGAATTGCAAGGATCTTTGCTACCGAAGTTCCAGGAAAGATTGATGCTGATGTATTACAATTTTCTTTGGAAA ACATGCGGTGTTGGTGCTAGTCCTGATGGGAAACATACTGTCTTGGAAGTTGTCACTATTGTTCTTGACCTACCACCACCGTATCCTGGGTCAATGTCAGGAATTTCATCAGTAGATAAG GAGAAACCAACAGCAAATCTCTTGAAGCTTTG GTCAAGAGCACATCAAAGGAGTCCTTACAATGGG GTATTAATCTATGTTGCTAGAGAAGGTTGA